TCTTTCTCAGATAAGGAGCTCCATCGACGCTTACTTTCACGTACACATCGGACTTTTGCAGTTGCAAACTGTTTTTCCTGTAAGATCTGATTGGAGGCCACCCTACTACTTGTGTCCTGCACACATTTCAATCATTAATTAGCAACATGATCACTTAACTAAAACTTCTTAATCAAATATTAACATGAAACTCATAGTCCATATATGAACGTTGCTTACTTGGTGGGAGGGGCATCTATGTGATCAGAATTTGTACAGCATTCCTCAGCTGTTGAATCCGGCGAGGCCCTCTTGTTATTCTTTGTCATAGGAGGAGATGCTGCTGCTTTTTCGTTCTCGGGCTCCTCGGAGCTTCCAGGCAACCCTAATCTTAGCTCAGTTGCCTTGAAATTTAGCTGGTCTTCCATCTTAATCACTTTGCTAACAAAAACCCTAATGGTTTTGGAGATTACAGACAAATTTGCAGAAGGAGAATAATTAAAGAGAAATGTGTTTAGGGTTTGTTGTGAGAGATTTTGATTGCTTCAGTCAGGTGGAGTTgaagtttgatttgatttccttgAGGAGAAGATGTGATGGCACTCAAACTTTTATAGGAATATTGTGAGAGGGACAATATACTGTTAGgtgattttcaaatttcatggtGCATGGCAGCATGAGATTCACTCATTCTTTCATGAATGGCAAGATCACATGCTGTCCCCCACGCGTTAGTTCAATGACCAACCACAGGTGGACAGTTGGACATACTGGAATTTCAAAGCGGGGCCTACGCACTCTACCCATCGATTACTTGATTAGCAATGTTACGAAAATCACTTTGCATATCCCATTTCACATTGTAGACTGCATCTCtaataaacttgaaatttgaagatAATTGGTTTTTTAAAATccattattttctctcttctcatTTTTTTAGTTATTGGATTAATCGTATAATTCAAATGAGaatcaaagaacaaaaataaaagaatgatgcaaaaaagaaaagaaaatgaaagtatGAAAATTACTACTTAATTTAAAACTGATGTAGAGATGTGTTTCACAGTATGATTTATAAATGGTGATACAAAGTAGTCTTACTCTTAAGAATTATATTTCAAACCGATGTTTGGAACACACGTCCACACATACGCAAATGTGTGAGTATAAGTTATTAATGCATTTAAGACTTAGAATACCTCAACCGTTAAGTATTTTTCTTTACACATAAACAATTGCCCTCAAcatatttcttcaattttattaGAAATTAGATATGcaaaatcattttgtttttaattgatTCGATGTGGGTGGTATGAATGATTTCTTGATTTCGGTTAGACAAGTGAAGATATGGATGCTACTCAGATCAGGAACACCGTGCTGTATGGTGCCCGATTGGAAGGGGACAAAGGAGGGACAACCGTAGCCGATGCTTCTGAAGACCGCGGACTGATAATGGACGGCTGTGATCGGCAGTTAAGGCAGGCTTTGGGACTGTTCACACAGCACCATTGATCAGGAGGATGGAACGGAAAAAAACAGGCCCATGTGACTGCATACGGTCCCATGTGGCTGTTGCGGATTGGGTAGGCACGGCCATGTGGGCAGAGATAAGTGGGACCGGAAATTTAATTGGCCTGTGCTTACATGACATGTGGGATTCCATGTGGTATGGTCAGCTGACCTTTCCCGCTCTCTTTGCCTCACCCTAACCCTAATCCATCTTATTTCTGGTGGTTGACCGTTAACTGGCTTAAACTAATACATcacaatataatacattataaaaacatcattttaattttagttcacAATATAATACAATATTAACACATGGTTAAATTTTCTAACGAAAGATTTATCATTATGTTTATTTGAACGATATGTTAAATAATCTAATTTAAAAtacgaaaaagaaaatttgaatctTGATAGAAAATAACACATTATTTCAAACAATTTGACTACGTTCAAGTCTGCAAACACATATGATATttcaagaacaaaacaaaagcatattttatccaaaaaaaatttatataacatCTATGCCTTTAGGAAGTAAATGAGATATGATACCAATATgcatgcatgtgtgtgaattttGAACTCTTTTCTAATCATCCAATTTGAGCCTTTTAAGAAGATGGAAATATAATATACAAGGTGATGAAAGTGACCACATTCGTGCATATTATTATTCGCGCAATTCCAAGAACTAGAAATAACTCAtgattattattaatatttatgaCAAAAATGTATTAGAAAGTATAACTTTGTCTTGTATGTGAAGCAACAAATTTTACATGGATATCTGATTTGCAAAGTTGCTTAAATTTTAGCGTGAACATCTTTTTCCCATAGCTAGCTACTTTCCAATGTTGCATCTTTTGGATATATCAGCGTCTTTTTAGGGTTTCCACTGATCGATTCATGCTTTAATTACCATTCCACAGAGAGGAATACATattcgagttttttttttttccatcaatTTTGGTTAAAGACCATGCATGCTTGATCATTCACaagataaataaattttttaataaggagaagaagaagaagaagttgaagAACGGACACCGACACGACCTAGTTAGCTGGTTCGAAGCAACTTTTGGAATTGGACTGCCAAATTCTGAGTTTTTGACAGGGAAAGATGCACATGTACACACAAAGAGACAACTCAGAACTGATAAGCCATGCAAAAAGGAGGAGCAACGGACAAGAAAAGTGTCAACATTAAGCCATTCAATATTGAACACTCTTTTCTGTGAACCCAGCTAGCTAGGGTTGGCTAAACACTTATAATTATAATACGGCAAGCAATATACAAGGAGTTTGTAGTTCAAGTCTTTATTAAGAGCATTTGTTTTCACACTCGAGGTCCCCGAGTGAGTTCCCGGTAAACAAGGACTGCTGACAAGACGAGTGTGATGGTCGGGTCTACCACCTTCAATCTTCGTCATCTTCATGAATAGATTGGGCCACGGACTCCCAGGGCATTGATTTAGATTGGGCCACGGACTCCCAGGGCATTGATTTCTTTGTGTCTGTCTATGCCTTCGCTACTTCCCTCTTATTATGTCCATGCATTCTGGCCATCGTAATTAATGATAGATGAGATGGGGCAAATTGGAAGACAAATGTACATACACGTGTGACATGATAAGACCGATTGTTGTCGATATCAAGTGGgccttagggctggtttggtattgctgtactttgaaaaaaaaactgattctgttgtgctgtgagaataagcggctgtgaaataaagcagcagagtgtttggtaaacttttttgtaaaagtgtttttgaaaaaaaaaccgtattatagtgtttgataaacttttatgtaaaacagatgtgaaaaaaagccgatttttcaaagctgggttttgcagcttcttgtttttggctttttttcacccaaaactatgaaaaaaagttgaagctgaatgtttaccaaacacaaaaacagctcccagcttttttttataccagcttttttcagaatcacctcaataccaaaccaggtcttaatCCACGCGTGGGTGCAATGCAACGCacaagttttgagtttttggagtTTTAGGGCTTTGAAGGGGCTGAGAAGGTCCATTACCAGAAGAGCTTGTCCCTTTAAAGCTGAATAAATGGTAgtcctatatatatatggggtTCTGGCCCGTCCGCCATGACATGCCATGCATACCCATATTTCAAGTCGTGTCTCTTCATGAAGCTTGTCACACTCAAACATTGTACATacagtgtgtgtgtatacatcATAACTCAATTATATATGAACGATATGCTGGCAACAGTTGCCCACACTCTTGGGTGATGTCAGTCAGATGTTCTGTGAGACTACTCAATTGTATCGACGGTCAACAATCATTTACGAATGCATGAATAATGTTGTGTCgtatcactaattaaaactacCATTGTGTAGGTTTGTCGCTAGGGTCGGCCTTTAGCAATGACAATAGTTTACGTGCCACGAGTATACGGTTACCGTGGTGTCTCTTGTTGAGAAAGAATGAgtctcacattgatgggagaaAAGATCTTGCATGGACTTAGAAGTAAGTTAAGCTACTCTCCATAGTgcaaattggttttatgatgaaacctcaactttcttcatgatatATATCAGAGCATGCAGGTTGTCCCATGTGTGAGGCCAAATGACCACACGTGCCTCATGTCACTCCGTTGTTTTGTCCATGtgtaaagcttgaaaattcgccacacgtgagGGGACGTGTTGACAATGAGTCTCGAATTGACAGGAGGAGAgaccttgcatgagcttatacATAAGTTGGGCTACTTCAagtggaatctcaactttctctATCTCCTACGTATCATAGTGTCATATAGAGAGAAGCTAACACATGTCATTATTAACATTTAGATACCGTACATATCATGCATATAGTGTCACGTAGAAAAAAGTGTGACCACCCCCGGTCTGCATCTGCAGGGAGGTCCCAACTAGCTACACAACGTTAATGCTAATGGAAAGCATAATGTAATGCGTGTTCATACTCTGTAGTTTGTACTTAGATTTGAGTTGGCACCTTATGTATAGAAATATTTATTTCTATAATATAAAAGGCCTCGTTACACCTTCACCTATCTGTATAAAAAATGAGGCATATGTTGCCAAATGAACAAGTAGCACAGAAATCTTCATGTCATGTTAAACCGTTGATtcgatacacacacacacacacacacacacacacacacatatatatatattagtaaaCAGAAAACTACTAAACGGTAGATCTGTCATCTATGTGCTATACATTAGCATGTGTTGCATGCATGAACTGCAGCAGGCAGCAGCTGCgacttctatatatatatataccaagaTTAAACGGAGGATTTACATTTATATATAACGAACTTGATTACGGGAATAAAAAGATTCCATGCATAGAGACTTGGAGAACAAAATTATACTGCTGATTTTCTATTTAAACCCTAATCCCGAAACTATTTGACTTTAATCTCTTTTTAACATGCATGACACCGTCCAATGAATGAAACAAATTCTAGCTGTGGTGAAAGGAGGAAAGGGAAAATTAATAGAAAGGAATAAACTAGCGTtacctatatatataatcaTTGAATAATTATTGTTTACGtaccaacaaaaattaaaattatatacaaAGAGAAAATGTAATGATTGTATTACAATGATTACTGATCATGATCGAGCATTTTGGCAGATGGGTGTTGCATTATACATTTTCTTGTTTATTATGtagtacatatatataaatgaaagtctaaattttttatacCATAATGATATATCTCAAGAGTTATATATATGAACTTACTCATATATAATGAATCATTCCTCTTTACTTATATATCACTATTTCACACGTATGTATAAGTAATTcattcaaataaacaaaaatgaaagGTTGTGTATACATATGAGGGTTAGACAGTTGGTTAGGAAATGATAATTTATCCGCTCTCTTACACCTGATTTTGaatctttcttttcttatatTAAAGTAACGTAGAATATCGTGTTGTTGAGAATAAAAGAGAAACAAATTCAGATACAAACAtgttaaattataatttgtctATATCGAGGAATAATTCATGACATATAAAGAGTAAAGAGcggaataattttttgttagagAAATTTTTCTAAGTATCGAGTACACAAGATAGCTGGTGTTCCCCACGAATGGGCACATGACACCTGggtttcttctttttatatttcaCATGTTAGCACTTGAGTTACCATCTTCCTATTTAGTCCCTAATACTCAActttttagaaaataataaataaaaaacaaaaaaatttaaataaaacacaaaacccAGATTCTCGTTCTGGGTCTTCGACCTCCACCCCACCCTTCTCCCCCTCACCTATCTCTCTTTTTCCCGTCCTCTTCCTATTTTTAATTCTACTCCTCCTTACGCCGGAGAATGATCTCATAAATTGCCAACAACACTCCTACACTTCGATCGGAGATCGATGGCTGCAG
This genomic stretch from Pyrus communis chromosome 2, drPyrComm1.1, whole genome shotgun sequence harbors:
- the LOC137726814 gene encoding auxin-induced protein 22D-like, which codes for MEDQLNFKATELRLGLPGSSEEPENEKAAASPPMTKNNKRASPDSTAEECCTNSDHIDAPPTKTQVVGWPPIRSYRKNSLQLQKSDVYVKVSVDGAPYLRKIDLKIYNSYPELIKALEKMFNLANINGSDFAPTYEDKDGDWMLVGDVPWSMFVSSCNRLRIMKGSEARGLTTCF